caaatattaggaaaatactcaaggggtgtaaatacttttgcgagCTACTGTCTGTGATTTGTGGCAAACAATGTAAAGAACAACTCGCTAAATATGTAATCGGGAGAAAATGCCAATGACAAAAGTCCACGGAAAAAAAATAGCTCATCTCGAGAGTGCAAATCATTACTTCTTCACTTTTCTCCTGGACGAGTCATCATGtcaataatttgtaaaaaccaCAGTAAATCCCTTTTAGAGAGATAATAGGCAGCTATTGTGGAGTCAGGAAGACAATGGGTCCTTCGATTTTATGCACAGAGGATCCAATAACACAGCGCCTCCTTTTCCAAACAACCCTACACACAcatagagacacacacacacgcgcatgCACGCACACTTTGATGTGCAGTAACAAGATGACATCAACAGAGGTCAGACTTACCCTGTGTGGCAGCAGCAGGCAGGGGGTCTTTGCTTTCTCTCCGCCACTTGTACGTTAGGGGAGTGGATCCTTCAGAGGACTCGCAGTGCAGAGAAACGGCTTCACCGACAAGCTCCCCTCCTTCCAGCCAGCAGCGAGGTACAGATGGTTTTACTGCAATCACAAAACCATCGGGGTATTTCCTGCATCGCCATTTCTGTCGCATTTTATGGTGAGTTGAAGTGTTgaataaaaagaggaaagactGAAAAAGAGAGTAAATAAAGCAATACCTTTTGAAATATGCTCAATGAACTAAATAGTGCCTTctaacaaagaaaagagaaacaaataaaaaaaaaaaactaattgcagttggattaaattaaaatcagatgaaCGAGTCTTAATTATTGACAATGATACAAAgcagcttaaaaataatttaattctaataaaatctAGCAtcaatttctcaaaaaaataaaataaaataaaatctaaataagaagaaaagtgaAGTGAGTCGTTACCTTGCAGTTTTCCTTTCATCGCCGTCTCTTTGAAACTGCTAGCTGCTTATGTAAGTTATCAGCATAGTGCGTTCTTCAGATTGGAAGCCTTTCATTTCAAGTTTGTCAGAATGAGAGAAGGTGATGGCTACAATATTAGTACAACTATAGAACAACTATAGAAAAGCCAAGGCCTCAGATCTGAACATTTCCCTACATTAGCTACTCTCATTCAAGGTCACTTCAAAGCATTGTTGCAGGcaatgctttatatatatatatatacatatatatatataacatttgaACATGTAAGTTATTTTGGCTTCATTTCCAGCAGGTTGGGTTGTGTATGGCATTTGCTGATAAGAAACTAAACAGcatcaaagataaaataaaatgtttttggcttTAGCGCTGTTAGAGAAGCAGACAGGAACATAAACAAACCAGCTcttaccaaataattttttcttttttataacaaaaaaaccctTATTTATCCAACTTTGTTCTCAGTCAGCTTTTTTCCACATCCAGTCTGTTTCATATTTAGGAGCTACtccttttaactttaaattatcAACCCTCAAACCACATGTCTGCCTCTTGCCTGCATTCGGTTCACAActtaacttaatatttttatttctattttcaaaaaaaaggtcaaaatcttgtttttttcttattctcgATAGATTATTCTGCAACAGTAACTGTTAGCATCATTGAAAGACATTGAAAGGAAAGTGTTTAAAGTAATTGGAACTTCTTAAAACACAGTTAAGCCAACATAATCAACTGCCTGTTCATTGTATATCACTTTCACTTCATATGATAGATGAACTTCTATTACATAAACTCCCAGAAAAACACGCTAAAGTCTGTCTCTGTGAGGCGActgatgtggaaacatttaaagatcCTGAACATATAAGGCTTCGTATTTTTAACCTAGCTGCCGATAGAGCAGtgatgtgacattttaaaacacgCTTCCTTCACCTCGTCTCAAGCTCTATTGTTAAGCGACTCCCATAAATAATGCAGCCATGTGAGAGAAGTCCAGTCTTACCCTTAACCACCAGTGACACCTTGCGGGTATCGACCCCAGGTGACTTCTTCACTTTGCACTGGTAGGTAGAACTGTGGTCGCGCGACAGCTGAGCAATGGAGAGAGAAGCGTCGCCCTTGGAGGGATCGCCTGCAGCAAAGCTGAAGCCTTCAGTAACTCTAGGACCTCCATGGTAGTACTTGGTGCCTCTGGTGTATGACAGAAGCTGGGAAACaataagagaaaaacatgaaatcacGTTAACtgtctttaaaaacaactcTTGATTAGAGATGTAAATCTCAGCAGAAACTaaccaaaactgtacatttCTCTTTTCCAAAGCTCTCTGAGCTCATTGTTCATGTTTCACTGCAAGTTCACTGTGGAGTCCAGCTTCTGCACTCATGCTGGCACAGCTCCAACCAGACAGCAGGGAGTCGTTTTCTCACAAAGCAGCAGTGAAACACTCAGTGTTCACCCTGTGCCAGTCAAACAAGCTGGAGAAAAATTCAGCtagataaaaatacatttttgcttaattaGCTGGGAAATCTCAACACTCGTGGAAATCTGTGGGTCAGAACACACTTCCCTAAAGGAATGCTAATGACTTTCTGAGAATGGCTGTGTTCCTTCTAATCTTTTTTAGATGTGTAAAAGGGCCCCTGTTGGCTCATGTTTTAGAAAAGCATACAAACTATTATTTCTCACAAATCTGCATTGTTGAGGTTTTACAAAGTCACAACTAAACAAATGCTGGGAAGAAAAtctatttgtatatttatatgaATCTTCTGAATAGTTGTACTCAATCAACTCATTTTTATACTTAGAAATTCTCCCTTTAACATATTTatcctttttacttttaatatcaaacagcaacaagctGAATAAACTCATACATATTTTGAATCACTGTAAATGACTTTTGGCCCATTCCCATTTGCAGAATTGCTTTATTCAGACTTGTGAAATTTAAGTCATCCCAATTGAGTTTAAGAAAAGACTTTGATGAAGtcactttctctttttgtcacTTAAGAGCTGGATTTAAGATGTGTTTTTGATCAATCTCCTGCTGAATGAAGAGAATGCACTTTAGCTGTGGGTCAGGAACTAGTTGATTTTCTGGCAGACAACATAATTTATAGTTAAATCAATTACTGGAAGCTgtccaaaatgcaaaaacagaaggaatCTGTAAGAAATCTAGTTCTTTTTCACAGAACTGCATTTTCAGAAGAGGGatgttttagttatttacaGTTGGCTAAAACCATATTTCACTTTCAAAATTTAGAAACGtgcaaatctgcaaaatgcagaaaaagaaactaacTTTAAAACTCTAgtaaacttcagatttttttctcatgcaAACTTCTAACTTTACaatctgaaataatattttatcttgGGAAATTAACATCTTTCTACCAAAGTTATAACTATATccgtgttttttttcttcttccaataaataaattttttttaattcgtCTGAAAACTTCTGCaattttttggtgaaaattgaTCGTATTTTAAATATAACCAAAGTCTGACTGATTTGGGGTATTAAAATGAAAGTACAGCCACTTCACATCAGGataagctttttaaaagcagaaacatggCTAAATTACAAGTTTTAGGATTTGCACTCAACATTTTTTCAAGctgtttctgttctggttcttaATAGGGAGAAATCCTTTGATTTTCCAgccaaatttgttaaaaaccaCTTGGATTGAGTGTCAGAGGTACTTCCTAGAGAGAGGAAGGCAGTTTAAGAGAAAGATTGCGATGGAAGTACTTCTGCATGCAAAAGCTGAACAAACACATGAGGCTCATATCCAACATGTACTGAGATCAAAGTCAGAAGAAACACTTAAGGTTTTAgttaacatttttcacaatagAATGTAAAACCGAAGATGAGTAAGAAGAAAAGAGTCGTTTTCCtgagtgttttgctgttttcaggACGCTTCTTTACGTTATCTTGCATCTTACCATCTGATCCTTCTTGGTAGTGTCTGGACTGAGCACAGACCATTCAATGTCAATTTCTCCGGTGTCCAATAAGCTCGGCGTGTAACTGCAAGCCAAAGTCACGGTGTCGCCCTCGGCCCTCTGGATGGTCTGCGGGCCTGTCCATGTCACCTTCAGCCCTTGTGTGCATCTCAGCGCTGCAAATTCAGACCATTCTTGAGATTAGTCACAATCaaactaacattttaatttactctTTCTGCTACGAAGGGTAAATGCTGTCCTCTTTCTGATTCCCTGAGCCACAGCTTGTTTCTATGCTCCATTCAGGCTGCTTCGGTTACCGGAAACTTGGAAAACAAAACGAAATAGAAACAAAAGCGGCCAAACAGGATGTGAGAATGTGATTATGAGTTTTTCAGGGGCTGCAAATTGCAAATTGAAAATGTCATCAAGAACATTTCGATAAGAGGCTGAGTGTTCATGCAGCTTTTTGCAAATCGCATTCTATTCATTGCATTGTATCTAGCATAAGACCCTCTACAACGTTGTAATCCTCACTAACCCTTCAAGGTTTCAACTATTTCAAACCTTTcacaacagaaaaagcaaaataaaaaagaaaaaaaagagagagctgaaaaaaattaaaccccTCTCTCTGAACCCACTCAGAGGCTTTAAATCGTGAAACATTCATCTTATCAAAACAAATCTAAGTACAGATAATAGGAGAAGCTTGAATTGGGCTCCATTTTGCCCTTTAGGAGAACAGAACATGAGACTATAATTGGGCTTTCCAGGGATTTCAAGTGTGctgtttagtatttttgtaaaatcacCCCATAACGCTTTTATTCCACTCTATACAAGTATGTTTCTGTCCTAACATGCATAAAAAGGagcagcattttaaataaaataccaatGTTTATGTGTAGCTTGGGGGATACCAGTGAGACTAAACGTGCTGCTAAGAGCCACAGTCTGAACAAAGCAAGCACAGACTTAATTTTAAGAACAATAGAGAGTTGGAAAATCATTTCGGAAGAGAACATCGGACCCTGTTGGAGAAGCTGTGGCTGCCATGGTGATGTTGGGCAAACTCAGTTCCCCTGAGGCCCCACTTTCAGCAGAGAACAGATCCGAAGGTCATTGTGATTGCTTCTTTCAGACTCAGTGTGGAATTGAATTCAGAAAGTTAAACAGTTTTTACCTTACAGTGGattgcagaaatattcacacactgagttttgtttttaaactgcaaTCAATgactttgatatattttatttagactttatgTGATTGACCGAGAAAATGTGGCACATAAATGTGAAGgggaaggaaaaacacagatgGTTTTACATGACTTTTTGTGACGTACTCATGCAGTACTTTGATATCCAAAATGACTGCAAATTCCAGTCCAAACAACGGGAATTAAAGGGCACCTTATTGGAAAAGCCCAGGTCTGTGTTATGCAGCTCAAGCAAAAACTCTGGCATGGATGAAATTTGGTGAGGTCACAGAGAACGACTGAGGAAATTCTGGTCCACCATTGGGTATCACAGGAGAGGGAAGAAGTGCACCGCCACGATGGTGAGGAAATGGTGCTAACTTCAACTTGGGACATTGTGAGTCATAAGGCAGAACACTTCCTTCAGTGAGGAAGTGGAAGCTGATCACTTCACGGCCCGACTGTCCACCCATCCATTGTCTTGCCCTCAATCTGGGTTCAGGTCACCGGGAGACAAGAGTTAGCTAAAAGCCCAGATTTCCTGCTGCCCAGTCACTTGGACCAGCTCCTTTGGGAGATTCCCAAGGCTTTCtcaggccagctgagagacacATGGTCCCTCCAACATATCCTGGGTCTTCCACTGGGTTTCCCCCTAGCTGCTTGCATCTGCAATCTTGTTTGTTTGGTCACTACCCAAACTTTGTGACCACCAGTGAGGATAGGAACATGAATTGGTAAAGATTTACCTTTCAGCTCAGCCCTCACTTCACCAAAACAGGCTAGTAAAGTTACTGCATCACTCCCCAAGCTGCCTCCAAGCTAGGAAGCGTGCACTACACTTTTCAAGGTGAAGACAATGGTCTTGGCTTTGGAGGAGCTAATATTTCATCTCAACTGCTTCACACTTGGCTTCTTGATGGCATGGCCCAGAGTCATCTGGAGTTAGCAAGCTGCAAGTGACACTATCCAGCATGTAGGAAATTGCTCTGTAAATGGTTCACTCCCTCT
The sequence above is a segment of the Gambusia affinis linkage group LG17, SWU_Gaff_1.0, whole genome shotgun sequence genome. Coding sequences within it:
- the LOC122847139 gene encoding coxsackievirus and adenovirus receptor homolog → MSPALRCTQGLKVTWTGPQTIQRAEGDTVTLACSYTPSLLDTGEIDIEWSVLSPDTTKKDQMLLSYTRGTKYYHGGPRVTEGFSFAAGDPSKGDASLSIAQLSRDHSSTYQCKVKKSPGVDTRKVSLVVKVKPSVPRCWLEGGELVGEAVSLHCESSEGSTPLTYKWRRESKDPLPAAATQDGATGELRINNHTQRFAGIYLCEVNNAVGAERCRISLRANKHPNRSAVIGGKVVGSLLLIFIFLVFAGVLHWKLKDRRHHEEEFSNEIREDVGPPDSRPVSRHTGRTPQTAYNWADQNDVRTFHASATGEDKQRLEMTASTDTQRDAGGL